GCATTTCTCTAAAGTCCGATCTGAAATTTGAGGGAATTCCAGAAGTCCTAATTCAGTATCGCTTGCACTCAGGAGGATATTCTCACCAGTTTGAGAAGAAGGCAACATCTTGGGAGAAGTTCTTAGAAAAAGCCCATTTCTACGCACCAGACCTAATAGCGCAATGGGAGAACGCTGCGAGAGCCTATCAGTTAACCGCCATAGCTCGGAGGGCAGTTAATCAAGGAAACGGTTCAATGGCGCTAAAACTGAGCTATCGAGCTTTAGCTACCTACTGGCGTATCCTACTTGAGGAGCCGCGCCGCACAATGCTAACTTTATCTGCTGCCTGTTTACTCTTTCTATTACCTAAAACTCTCTACTGCCAGATGCAAACCTTGGCTTTCGAGACTGTTTCTGCTGCTCAAAAACGTCGCTTGAGTTATCACGAGCGTTACTGAGCAAAAATCGCCTGATATAGTCCAATAAATCATGCCGAAACCGATGAAAATCCTAAACAGTAAATCTTGGTTAAGTTTTTTAACTGTTAAATCGAATGTTCCCATTTAAGAGGCGCAAATGCTTAAAGTTCTAGTACTTGCGGAACAGGTATTCACAATCTTGTCATTGGTACTTTTTTCAGGTGGGCCTCTAGTTGTCATTCTTTCTGGAGGTGTTAGTGAAGGAGATATGATATCAGGTCCACCTGATTTTCCCCAAATTCAGCTGCTCTTCTTGTTAAATTATTTAGTAACGCTCTTTCTCCTAACTTTGCGATGGAAAAAGGCGATTTATGTCTTTAATAAAGCGACTGTCATCTGGTTGTTAATCGGGATTTCTGTAGTCTCCATTCTTTGGTCTTTTACTCCGGCAATAACTAGAATGCGCAGTCTCGCCTTAGTTGGAAGCAGCTTATTCGGGCTTTACCTAGCTTCTCGATACAGCATCAAAGAGCAGTTAAAGTTACTGATGTGGACTTTTGGCACAGTACTAACATTAAGCCTATTATTTGCAGTCGCTTTACCCAAATATGGGATCATGGGTGGGATTCACGCAGGTGCTTGGCGCGGAATTTACGTCCACAAAAATATTTTCGGAAAAATGATGGTACTTAGTGCATTAATATTTTGGCTTCAGGCTTCAAGCACCAAACAAAAGCGTTGGTTTCCCTGGCTAGGTTTAGGCTTATCGGTTTGCTTTTTATTGCTGGCAAAGTCAACAACATCCCTAATAAACATAGTCACGCTTTTTACTTTAATACCCATTTATCAAACTTTGCGCTGGCGTTATCATCTAATGATTCCTGCTGTGATTGCTATAGTTACCTTTAGTAGCAGCCTGTCTCTGTGGATAACTTCTAATGCAGCGACTCTACTAGGCACTTTGGGTAAGGATACCACACTCACCGGACGTACAGATATGTGGCCTTACATCTGGGAGATGATTGAGAAACAGCCTTGGTTGGGCTATGGATACAGCGGATTCTGGCAGGGTTGGAATAGTCCAGCTGCCTATGTCTGGCGTGCAGTACAGTGGTCAGCGCCAAATTCTCACAATGGCCTTTTAGATCTTTGGCTCGAATTAGGCGCTTTAGGAGTAGCAGTCTTTTTGCTGGGATTTTGGGCAACTTTTATTAGGTCACTAGCCTGGTTACGCCAGACCAAATCTTCAGAAGGTTTTTGGCCATTATTGTATTTAACAAATATGGTTATGGCAAATTTGGGTGAAAGTTCGCTATTGAACCACAACGATATTTTTTGGGTACTCTACGTAGCAGTGGCACTCTCTTTATTTATATTGCCTCAACAACAAGCAAAAATCTTGACAAGAATGCCCGCATCAAAAATTACAGCTTGAATTAAAAATGAAGAATTTAAATGCTCTCCAGTCGCGGCTGACTCGCATATTTCAGAAACCTATGGTGCAAGGAACCATATGGATGTTGATTGCTCAAGGGCTGCGTTTGGTTTTACAAGCTATGTACTTCATAATTATTGCTCGCGTCCTAGGAGCAGAATATTATGGGCAGTTTGTGGGAGCAACAGCACTAGTGGCAATTTTATCTCCATTTGCAGGTTTGGGCAGCGATACTCTTCTTCTCAAGAATGTAGCAAAGAACAGAGGTTTATTTAAAGATTACTGGGGAAACGCCCTGTTGATGATTACTATTACAGGGCTGGGATTGATGGTTTTATTAATACTTTTTGCCCCAATTTTCTTGCCGCGAACAATTTCTCCGTTATTACTATTTTTAGTCGCTTTAAGCGATCTTATTTTTACCAGTATTATATTTTTGTCATGCCAAGCTTTTCAAGCTGTGGATCGCTTGAATATCACAGCTCAGATAAGTACACTGGCGATGCTCTCTAAAGTAATCGCTGCGATCGCTCTACTGTATTTTTTCCCTCAACCCAACACCATAGACTGGGCATTTTTATACTTAGGTAGCAGCGTAGTTTCAGGATTAGTAGCTATTTTCTTCGTTACTTATTACCTAGGAACTCCAAAATTAGCCCTATACCGGATCAAGCCCGAACTCACTGATGGCTTTTTCTTTGCCGTTAGTGCTTCTTCCTATACTATTTATAATGATATCGATAAGACAATGCTGGCGCGCCTTTCAACTCTAGAGGCGACAGGAATTTATGCAGCAGCTTACCGCTTAATTGACGTGGCATTTGTGCCAGTGCGTTCGATAACAGCTGCTGCCTATGCACATTTTTTTCGAGAGGGAAAGGATGGCATCAGTCAGGCATTAGCTTTAGGTAAACGTCTTGTAAAGGTCGCTGGTTCTTATGGCTTCATCGCTAGTATAGGCTTGCTGTTATTTGCCCCTATCGTGCCTTATATATTAGGGGATGAATATGCGGGCGTCGTAGAAGCCTTACGCTGGTTGGCACCGATTCCCTTTTTGAAAGCCATACAGTGTTTCGGTGGTGATACTCTGAGTGGTTCTGGTTTTCAGAGTTTGCGCAGCGCCGTACAAGTAAGCATAGCTGTACTAAATATCTTACTCAACTTTTGGCTGATTCCGCTTTACTCCTGGAAGGGAGCCGCTTGGTCTAGTTTAGTTTGCGATGGGCTGTTAATGATAGTTCTATGGGCGGTAGTAGCTTTCCTGTACCGAAAACAAAGCTCAAAATATCAAGGAGGGTAATTTAATGAGAGATGACCGCGTCACATTACAAATTAATCTAGCTCCTACGGACTTGCCCCATGCGGTACATATCTTACCGCATCAACTTCGGCAGTGGGCGAGACAAGTAGATGAAGTTTTGCTGGTCTTAGATACCCATCAAAGTCGCGGGCGTTTTGCCGAAGGTTGGGAAGAAAGGCTGCCCAAGATGCGAGACCTCATCAATCGGTGTTGTGCTGCTTACCCAAACACCCATTTCCAGGAAGTAGATTACTCTCCTGAAGTCATGGCTAGTGTTGGCTCCTTATTTTTTGCTCAACCATCAGTCCCAACCAAAGACTACCGCGGTGGCCCTTTTTATTCCTACTTTTTTGGTTTGTATGCTGCCAAGCACAATTATGTATTTCATATGGATTCAGACCTAATGTTTGGTGGTGGAAGTCAAACCTGGATTGCTGAAGGAATACAGCTGTTAGCTAACAAGACTGATGTTTTGACTTGTAGCCCGTTACCCGGGCCACCAACTTCTGATGGTCAATTAAAAACGCAAACTGCTGAAACAGAACCTTATGCTTCTTTGGCTTTCCGTTTTTCTCATTTTAGTTCAAGGCTGTTTTTGCTAGATAAACAGCGCTTTAGCACTAAAATGCAACGACTGCGTTTAAACCCTCCTGCTTTCAGCAATATCGTCAAAGCTTGGATTGAAGGCAATCCTCCCTACGAAATTCCAGAAGTACTCTTTACCCAGGCTATGGTAGAACATGGACTGTTTCGAGTTGACTTTTTGGGTCAGGAACCTGGAATGTGGTCTATTCATCCTCCTTACCGTTCAGAGACTTTTTATCAAAAACTCCCAGAACTAATTCAAAGAATTGAAACTGGTAATATTCCTGAGGCTCAACGCGGAGATTACGATCTCAACGACTGTTTAATAGACTGGACAGATGTGCGAGTGGCTTTGCAGAAGAAATACTGGCGCAGGCGATTGATTAAGAAATTGATTCCCATCTGAAGCCAAAATTTGGAATAATACATGGTTAAACCACTCATTAGCATTGTTATAAACAACTACAACTATGGCAAATTTCTCCGCGATGCCATTGACAGTGTTCTAAATCAGACTTACCCAAACATTGAAGCGATCGTGGTTGATGACGGTTCTACGGATAACTCTCATCAGATTATCGCTAGCTACGGTTCCCGAATCATCCCTGTACTCAAGTCTAATGGTGGACAAGGATCGGCAATCAATGCAGGTTTTGCTGCTAGCAAAGGAGAGATTGTAATCTTCTTAGATGCTGATGATTACTTGTTCTCGGATAATGTGGAGCAAGTAGTCGCAGCCTGGAAACCCGATGCTGCAAAGGTGCAATATCGAATGAGAGTGGTTGATGCGATCGGGAACTTTATATGCATCTATCCAGTGCCAGAATTACCTTTCGATCGGGAAGAAGTTTTGCCAATTTTGCTTGAAAGGGGGCAATACACAACAACGGTAACTAGTGGCAATGCTTTCAGTCGCTCCGCCTTGGCTCAAATTCTGCCGATGCCAGAATCTGAGTTTCGCATTTCTGCTGATGGCTATTTGGTTACTCTTGCACCCTTTTATGGTCGGGTAATTTCCATAAATAAACCTCTAGCAACTGGTCGGGTACACGGAAGTAATTTTTGGGCGATCTCTGGCGAATCAATTCCATCTGAGAGATTGCGCAAGTCAATCAAGCATGACTTTCAGAAGTATAAATTTTTGTCCAGCAAAGCTACTGAATTAGCATATACAATCTCCCACAAGCTGGGCGATCGTGATTACTTTCACTTGATGAATCGGCTTGCTTCTTTGCGCTTAGATCCACAAAATCATCCTTTTCCTACAGATTCACCTTTAGAATTAGCTGGCAAAGGGTATTGGGCAATTTGGAAGTATACAGAGTTTCCGGGCAAAAGAAAGTTGATTTTGAGTACCTGGTTTATTTGGGTTGGTTTAATGCCTAAGCCTTTAGCTAAACCAGCTATTAATTGGCTGCTGAATTCCCAGACTCGTCCCCAAATTATCAATTGGTTAATCAAAATAATTCGCTCAATCACTCACTAATCACCTTCTCTGTTGAGGCGAAACTATAAGTCTATTTACAAGTAGAGAACAAGTAAAAATTTTAGTTGAGGTCAAAATATGTTAATTGCTATATGCGTCGCAACTTACCAAAGGCCTGAAGGATTAAAACGCTTGCTAGTTGGTCTGAATCAGTTAACTTTTAGTTATGTTGAACATCCTAATATAGAAGTTATTGTTGTTGATAATGATGCCAATCGCTCGGCTGAAGCATTGTTTGAAGACCTCAAGCCGAACTTCAAATGGCACCTGAAGTATGTTAGTGAATCACAACGCGGCATTTCTTATGCTCGCAATAAAGCCGTAGCATCCGCCTCACAAGATGCAGACTTTGTGGCTTTTATAGACGATGATGAATTTCCCGAACCAAATTGGCTAGAAGAGCTGTTATCTGTACAAAAAATGCATGATGCCGATGTCGTAGGTGGGCCAGTTTTGCCTCGCTTTCTCACAGATGATGTTCCACAGTGGGTAATCAAAGGAAAATTTTTTGAGCCGCAGCGTTATCCTACTGGCTATCTACTCAAATTTACAGCTACTAATAATGTTCTGATTCGTTCTCAGGTATTGAAGAGGATGAATAAAATTTTCGACGAGCGTTTTGCTTTAACAGGTGGAGAAGATACTCACTTCTTTATGCGTGTTTACCGTGCTGGCTACAAATTGGTGTGGGCAGATGAGGCGATCGCTTATGAGTATATACCTCAAAGTCGAATTAATGTGAAGTGGATTCTCCAGCGAGGTTATCGCTGTTACAGCACCTACGGGTTGTGTGAAAAAGAATTTGATCCCTTACTGCAAGTGTTATCTAGACGAATTACCACCGGGGCTGGAAGAATTGTTCTAGGAATAATTAGTCTGTTTCCATCTCTATTTCTCAGCCGACATTTGTTGATTGCAGCCTTACTTCAAATTTATCGGGGTGCAGGAATGTTATCAGGTTTAGCTGGGAGAAGTTACCAAGAGTACAAAAGCGTTCATGGTGTTTGATTGATAAATAAATATATTTCTCAGTCATGACACTTGAGAGTATATCACTAGAAATTTGGTGTTTTATATGCTCAAAAATAGGTTAATAACTAGAAGATCTGCTTTGTGGTTAGGCTTAGGAACTGTAGTAGGCATAGGTGCTTTGGTAAAAGGTAAAACGACGGACTGGAGCGATCGCAATCAAGTCCTTGGCACTCCAAAAAGAGACTTCAGTGTTGTTGGAAAATTTTCTTTAAAGCAGCGAGCAGCTTCCAAGGGTTTGATTTATGGGATAGCGATTACTTATCCTAGTATCTCATCAGATCAAAAACTGGCTGCCCTGATTGCTCAAGAGGGTGGGATGCTGGTCCCAGAATGGGAACTCAAGTGGCAACCCCTCCGCCCCGATCCAGTCAATTTTGATTTTACTCGTACGGATTGGATAGCTAAATTTGCTCGCACTCATGGGATGCTTATGCGAGGGCACACTCTAGTTTGGCATGAGTCTTTGCCACCTTGGTTCAAAGAAACAGTCAATCGTCAAAATGCCAAACAGTTTTTGACGCAACATATTCAAAAGGTTGTAGGCCGCTATGCAGGACAAATGCATTCTTGGGATGTGGTAAATGAAGCGATTGACGTAGATGATAAACAGCCCAACAGTTTGCGGAAAACGACATGGTTGGAGTTGTTAGGCCCAGATTATATTGACCTTGCTTTTCGTGTTGCTGCTGAGGCTGACCCCAAAGCTTTGTTAGTTTATAATGACTACGGATTGGAGTATGACACACCTAGACATGAAGCTAAAAGAAATGCTGTCCTAAAATTACTAAAAGGTTTGAAATCTAGGGGAGTGCCAATTCATGCTCTCGGCATTCAATCTCACTTGGATGCTAGTGAAAAGCATTTTAATCCTAGAAAATTAAAGAATTTTCTGAGCAATGTTGCAGATCTGGGTCTGAAAATCTTGATTACAGAGCTAGATGTAACAGATAACAAATTACCTTTAAATCCTGCTGTACGCGATCGCATTGTTGCTACAGTTTATGAGGACTATCTCTCAACAGTATTGAGTGAAAAAGCAGTGATCGCTGTACTCACCTGGGGATTTAGCGATCGCGATACCTGGCTGTCAGGCTTTAGACCGCGTTCTGATGGTGCAGCAGTCAGACCTTTACCTCTGGATGCCAACTTAAAACCGAAATTAGCATGGAATGCGATCGCCAGAGCATTAGATCGTGCCCCTAAACGCTAATTGTTTTTTCTCTGTAAATGTAACTAAAGCCTTATTGATAACTTCATAGTTTTGTTATCTAATTAGTATATACTACTGTTAACTAGTATAAGCAATTGCAAAGTAATGCTTCATGGCAACTTTAAATAAATAAATATTTTATTAGTCTATTGCCTCAAACCTGCAATTTTGAAAGTTTTATGTAGGAAAGACCTATGGAATCAAGAGAATCTATTGATTTAGACTTTGGTCGTTACTTATCGGTACTGAAACGGCAATGGATACCTGCTACTACTATTTTTGCATCTACAGTAGCTGTTAGCGTTATGGCTACAACGTTTATGAAGCCATCCTATGAATCAGAAGGGAAATTACTATTCAAAAGTCCCTCTTTTAACGTAGTAGGAACGAATCTTTTGCCTAATGGCTCTGAAGGACAGGCAACAGGAGATTTGAAATCTTTAGTATCCAATCAAAACCCTATTAGCAGTCAAATAGAAGTTATTTCTTCTCCCACATTGTTGCAACGAACAATAGACGAACTACAACTCAAAAATGACAAAGGCGAACCGCTAACAGTTGAAGCCCTAAAACAACGCTTAACTCTGAAAATTGTTGGCGGAACAGATGTATTGCTAGTTAGCTATAAAAGCCCTGACCCGGAAACAGCAGCGGCAGTAGTTAACACAGTGATGAATATTTACTTGGAAAACGATAGTAATACAAATCGGGCTGAGGCAGAAGCAACTCGTAGATTTATGGCCAAGCAGCTACCTAACACAAGAGCTGCTGTTCAGGAAGCGGAAGGAGCGCTCCGCAGATTTAAACAGAGTAATAACATTGTTGATTTAATCGAGGAGACAAGATCCGCAGTTGCGATTATTGGCAATTTAGACAATAGTATTAATGCTACTAGAGCTGAATTAGATCAAGCAACAGCCCAAAGTAACGAACTACGTCAAAAAGTAGCTTTAAATTCTCAACAAGCGCTTTCTGCAAGTGCTGTGAGTCAGTCACCAGCAGTACAGGGAATTGTGACACAACTTCAAGATGTAGAACGGCAGTTAGCTACAGAACGCAGCCGTTTCCAGGATGAAAACCCTGTCATTATTAATCTAGAAGCTAAAAAAGCTAACTTGAAAGCTCTTTTACAACAAGAAATTGGACAGGCTGGTGGCAATCCATCAAATATTCAACCAAGAACATTACAAATAGGCGAAACTAAGCAAAACCTGATCAATACTTTTCTGCAAGCAGAGGTTCAACGTCAAGGTTTAGCTCAAAAACTGACTTCCTTGTATAATTCTCGAGGTGCTTACGAAAAACGGGTAAAAGTCATACCCCAGTTAGAACAACAACAACGCGAGTTAGAAAGAAGGCTGGAAGTAGCCCAATCTACTTACCAAACACTCTTGAAAAAGATTCAAGAATTGCAAGTAGCAGAAA
The genomic region above belongs to Calothrix sp. NIES-2098 and contains:
- a CDS encoding Fis family transcriptional regulator, with protein sequence MESRESIDLDFGRYLSVLKRQWIPATTIFASTVAVSVMATTFMKPSYESEGKLLFKSPSFNVVGTNLLPNGSEGQATGDLKSLVSNQNPISSQIEVISSPTLLQRTIDELQLKNDKGEPLTVEALKQRLTLKIVGGTDVLLVSYKSPDPETAAAVVNTVMNIYLENDSNTNRAEAEATRRFMAKQLPNTRAAVQEAEGALRRFKQSNNIVDLIEETRSAVAIIGNLDNSINATRAELDQATAQSNELRQKVALNSQQALSASAVSQSPAVQGIVTQLQDVERQLATERSRFQDENPVIINLEAKKANLKALLQQEIGQAGGNPSNIQPRTLQIGETKQNLINTFLQAEVQRQGLAQKLTSLYNSRGAYEKRVKVIPQLEQQQRELERRLEVAQSTYQTLLKKIQELQVAENDNTPNARIIARGLVPTKPGLGLKPIVWLLGILLGAFLSTTAVVFLETRDRSLKTLNEIREIFGRYTLLGIVPSSTKKLRSRNREAELAPPEIAVIDTPQSLTSEIYRMIQANLRFLSSDKVLKTIVVSSAVPKEGKSTVSANLAAAIAQLGRRVLLIDADMRVPSQHHLWQITNSAGLSDVLVGEAEFKTVACNVIENLDVLTAGVRPPNPLALLDSKRMASLIQDFSSQYDFVIIDAPPLLLAADASTLSHMTDGILLVARPGVIDSNSANHAKEMLERSGHNVLGLLVNGIDEKNEFSRQYYTKEYFPAEEGMQEYKIQTRKDGVLSSYNKFK
- a CDS encoding putative glucosyltransferase, producing MVKPLISIVINNYNYGKFLRDAIDSVLNQTYPNIEAIVVDDGSTDNSHQIIASYGSRIIPVLKSNGGQGSAINAGFAASKGEIVIFLDADDYLFSDNVEQVVAAWKPDAAKVQYRMRVVDAIGNFICIYPVPELPFDREEVLPILLERGQYTTTVTSGNAFSRSALAQILPMPESEFRISADGYLVTLAPFYGRVISINKPLATGRVHGSNFWAISGESIPSERLRKSIKHDFQKYKFLSSKATELAYTISHKLGDRDYFHLMNRLASLRLDPQNHPFPTDSPLELAGKGYWAIWKYTEFPGKRKLILSTWFIWVGLMPKPLAKPAINWLLNSQTRPQIINWLIKIIRSITH
- a CDS encoding O-antigen polymerase, with the protein product MLKVLVLAEQVFTILSLVLFSGGPLVVILSGGVSEGDMISGPPDFPQIQLLFLLNYLVTLFLLTLRWKKAIYVFNKATVIWLLIGISVVSILWSFTPAITRMRSLALVGSSLFGLYLASRYSIKEQLKLLMWTFGTVLTLSLLFAVALPKYGIMGGIHAGAWRGIYVHKNIFGKMMVLSALIFWLQASSTKQKRWFPWLGLGLSVCFLLLAKSTTSLINIVTLFTLIPIYQTLRWRYHLMIPAVIAIVTFSSSLSLWITSNAATLLGTLGKDTTLTGRTDMWPYIWEMIEKQPWLGYGYSGFWQGWNSPAAYVWRAVQWSAPNSHNGLLDLWLELGALGVAVFLLGFWATFIRSLAWLRQTKSSEGFWPLLYLTNMVMANLGESSLLNHNDIFWVLYVAVALSLFILPQQQAKILTRMPASKITA
- a CDS encoding family 2 glycosyl transferase; the protein is MLIAICVATYQRPEGLKRLLVGLNQLTFSYVEHPNIEVIVVDNDANRSAEALFEDLKPNFKWHLKYVSESQRGISYARNKAVASASQDADFVAFIDDDEFPEPNWLEELLSVQKMHDADVVGGPVLPRFLTDDVPQWVIKGKFFEPQRYPTGYLLKFTATNNVLIRSQVLKRMNKIFDERFALTGGEDTHFFMRVYRAGYKLVWADEAIAYEYIPQSRINVKWILQRGYRCYSTYGLCEKEFDPLLQVLSRRITTGAGRIVLGIISLFPSLFLSRHLLIAALLQIYRGAGMLSGLAGRSYQEYKSVHGV
- a CDS encoding polysaccharide biosynthesis family protein; translation: MKNLNALQSRLTRIFQKPMVQGTIWMLIAQGLRLVLQAMYFIIIARVLGAEYYGQFVGATALVAILSPFAGLGSDTLLLKNVAKNRGLFKDYWGNALLMITITGLGLMVLLILFAPIFLPRTISPLLLFLVALSDLIFTSIIFLSCQAFQAVDRLNITAQISTLAMLSKVIAAIALLYFFPQPNTIDWAFLYLGSSVVSGLVAIFFVTYYLGTPKLALYRIKPELTDGFFFAVSASSYTIYNDIDKTMLARLSTLEATGIYAAAYRLIDVAFVPVRSITAAAYAHFFREGKDGISQALALGKRLVKVAGSYGFIASIGLLLFAPIVPYILGDEYAGVVEALRWLAPIPFLKAIQCFGGDTLSGSGFQSLRSAVQVSIAVLNILLNFWLIPLYSWKGAAWSSLVCDGLLMIVLWAVVAFLYRKQSSKYQGG
- a CDS encoding endo-1,4-beta-xylanase, coding for MLKNRLITRRSALWLGLGTVVGIGALVKGKTTDWSDRNQVLGTPKRDFSVVGKFSLKQRAASKGLIYGIAITYPSISSDQKLAALIAQEGGMLVPEWELKWQPLRPDPVNFDFTRTDWIAKFARTHGMLMRGHTLVWHESLPPWFKETVNRQNAKQFLTQHIQKVVGRYAGQMHSWDVVNEAIDVDDKQPNSLRKTTWLELLGPDYIDLAFRVAAEADPKALLVYNDYGLEYDTPRHEAKRNAVLKLLKGLKSRGVPIHALGIQSHLDASEKHFNPRKLKNFLSNVADLGLKILITELDVTDNKLPLNPAVRDRIVATVYEDYLSTVLSEKAVIAVLTWGFSDRDTWLSGFRPRSDGAAVRPLPLDANLKPKLAWNAIARALDRAPKR